The DNA segment TGGAGGGAAATACTGAAgagacttaaaaattaaaatcttacattttttgCCAACAGACGCTGGGCATGGAAAGAGTCTGTTAGCCACAGGAATATGGTTTCTAGGGTCTGCTGTAGCTGAAAGTGCCTCAAATCCCAGGGATCCCCAAGGATCTGCCGCTGGTTCTGGAAGGCAACTTGCCGCTCTGCCAGCCCTTGAAAAGTGTTCCAGGAGGCATTTGGCCTCTCCATAGAAACAAATCCCTCGTTCCCATCTCATGGAGGGTCTGCACAGACAGGGCTAACAGCCAGCAGCTACCACCGAGGGGGTCACTTCTTTAGCCCATCTGCTAAATGTGCTCCAcaaagaaagaagtaattttgtttaaGTAAAATCTTTGATGGTTGAGATAAAATCTGTTATACTAAACTGCCCCTGGAACAGAGAGATCTGCTGTCAGCAGAAAGGGCGACTGTATTTGCTGTGAACAAATAGAAGGCAAACAGTGCTTGGAAAGTTGttttctcttggttttccttttcttcccatcctTTCATGTCTCTAAGGTTGAGGgcttttggggggttttttgttattttgtttagggtttttttgatctAGGTTCTGCTTGCAAAATTCAGCTGGGTTCTGCCGACAATTAGCCTGCAGAAGCAACGGCCAGTTGCCCAATTAATTAGTGAGCctgctgagagagctggagcatAAGACCACGtagaaagaggcagaaaaacacagctgttttGAATCTGAGGAAACACCGTGCTAAAAAGATAAACCCTCTCTGGGGCAAGTTTCTGATGGTTGGttctgggaagaaaaccaggGAAAATGGCTTCAGGCAGGTTGGGGTTTAATGGGAGTGGGATGTCTTTTTATAGCTGTTCTCACAAAAGCTGAGACTGTCTCCTTTGTtaagctctttttttgtttggattttatGCTGTCCTGGTGTTAATCTTTGGTTCTTTGTGCACCAGATCACAGCCTTGTGTCGGCTCTCATGCTTCTGAAAGGTGGGtttgggtttctgccttgaagcTGAGGTTCTTCCCACGACCCTCACAAGCCGcaaagctgccagcagcctcttctgcagcacagccctttCTCCATTGCCCTCCCCTCACTTGGGGTTTGCTGAatttggggtttctttctttgctgttttctgagaCTTCTTGTTCTGCTTCAATTCTCATTACTTTGTGGTAAATAGTTCCTGCTTTGGGCATTTATATCGGGTTATAagtaaaagcaattttcttgTTCTGTGCAATCAGAAGTCTTTTTTCCTGATGTGGGTTAAGTGTTTGTTGGATACGTTTGATTGCTTCGTTAGGTCTTGAATGCCTGACACCTCTATGTGCAGCAACTCATGTAGTGCTCTCTTGAGATGAgctatttttgcttctttgagGGATGCAGCCTCCTCAAAGGGTTTTTCCCTGAGGCCCCAGGAAGGAAGAGGCTTCTCATGCTCAGGGAATAAGTACTGGTCAGAGCTTCATCTCACACTAAAGGTTCCCCATCAGCAAATCTCATCTCTAGAGGAGAGTTGAGCTTGTTGCTAATTCTTGAGAAGATCATAAGGGAAagttaaaatatcttttgtatCAATGCGTTTGAATGAAATAAAGTGCACTCTCTGCTAGCAGCTTAAGGATGTGGGCAGTGTTGCTGGTGGTGCCAACCATGCTTGCTACCAGATGTGGCTCAGCCCAGCTATCAGGCAGGTCCTCTGCAACCCTGGAAAGGCTCCAGAGCTTCTCGGTATCATCTTTACTCCTTTCTTTAACTGACATTTGTCCATACCCACATTGCTTAGCAGAGCCTGGATGCAGTACTAGGCAGTTTGCatatgctgcagctgctgcatctAATGGGCACCCATCTCCTGCCAGATGCCGTGGGCAGCACCGGCTGGTAGGTCTGCCCTTTTCCAGCCTGGCTCTTCCCATGGCTTGGGCTAAGTGTTTGCATTTGCTCCCTCAGAGTAACTGGCCAAATTATGGCATAGCTGTGACTGCTGCAATGCAAATgttttgttgctgaaaataGCAGTGTTGGTGTTATCTGCCTGAAAGAAAGGGTGGGTTTCTCTGCCTCAGTGTCCTGGTAGATTATTTTATGCTACTGTCAGCAAATCTAGGAAGTGAGTTAAGGACACTTTGGTGTATGGCCAAGGACTGAAATACTCCCCCACCCCACTAAAAATGTAATGTGCTACCAAAGCTATAGGCAAATGCTCAAAGCTGAAGGAGGTGCAGGGGcatttttgtggggaaaaatgGGTAACATGGAGCAGTGAAGGatttcagagcagctggaaTATATCGGGGATCCAACAGGCTAAAGCACAATTTCTAGGTTTCTTTGTAAAAGAGgtaatgggggaaaaaaaagttaggcACTAGATTTAACAGACATGGAATAAATCGGGCAGTTGGCAAGAGGGGAAAACAAGCCAGCAATCAAACATTTCTGATGTTTGAGAAAAGTACCCGTGGAAAGGAtcagttgcttttaaaaagtcagaaaagtTAAGTTTGGctcttttctaataaaattaaaccCTTTATTCAAGCATTTGGGAGCTGGAGACCCCAGGCTGTTGCTCTTTTAAACTCTGGTAAAGCCGTAAGAAAGGAATTGGAGAGCGAGTTAGAGGATGAACCATAGCAGACTGTACATTATGCAGAGGCAGATAAAGAAAGTAGCACTGTCTCACCTTTGGAGTGAGCTGCCCATCCCTGCCCgttccaccccccacccccccccttttaaaaaaaaaatacagaagcaaactAGCTTTACAGAGAACTTTGCACTGTCTAGACTGCTACAGAGATCAGACGTTTATGCTGTATAGTGCAAGCAAGCCTTTGGTGCTCAGCATCAGGGCAGGCTGCAATACCAAGAGGGAAGATTCCTTCCTGGGAACTCTTAGGTGGGCAGCTGTGGGTACATAGGAGACCACCTCCTGCACCCAAACCTGACACTCGGTGATCCACACCAGCAGTGGGtcattaaaatgcatgtttcttgTCTGCTGGTGAATCTTGCAGCACTTTCACCAGATTTCACTGTTGGTTACTTTATCTGTGTTTGagtctcaaaataattttaaattcaggtttATTAACCATTAACCCAAAGcgctttgtgcttttttttttcctttttttttctcccccgccacccaccccacccaccccccccgccctgcaTTTTACCTTAATGTGGTAGCCTAGGATATATAACGTTTCAGTCCAGGCAATAAAGGCTTTTGGCTCCAGTGTGCCCCAGCTGACACCTTGCTTAGCCTGGCAGCTAAAGAAACAGAGCTTCAAAGACAGGTGAAAAAGTGagtataaaaaaggaaaagaaggagacCTTCAAGCTGCATGGAACTCACATGGCATGTTCAATCCTTTCAGCTAatttatacacattttaattcttccttAGAGGTATGATTGAATTAGGACATTAGCGTCCAGCTTTTAGTAATGTGGTGATTACTTTTATGACTTTTAGCTGATGTCATCACCAGTTTCCTGTTGATCATCATGCTGTTCATCATCAGCTTCAACCTCCTCCTCGGTGTGGTGAAGGTACGTTCTCCATTAATGatgcttagttgctggctgaggCCTCTCTGAGTTTGGAGGTGTTAGAGGAGGGGACTGGAGGGAGCTCcctgaaaatactgaagtaggatcagaaaagcagataaatatCTCCACTCGCAGTCTCAGGCTATCTGCAAGGCTGCTAACTGCCAGATTTACTGAATCTGGGTGACATTTCCATCACAACTTTTTTGTGTTAAGGAATGGAAGTGTTATGATTTGGAAATGTTGGTTTATTGCCTCATTTCCTTCTCGTTTTGCAAGTCAGACTTTGGAAGGGAACAGTAACTCTCCTGTTACACTGTGGATTCATTTCCCATTTCAGAGGAAGACGTGACCGTGCATTGGTATGGGAGCCCAGCTTTCTCTGTAGTGGTAAACTTTGGGGACAGCTGAATGACAGATCTGATGGGCTCTAGTGCTAATGTTGCATAGTGAAAATTCACAGAAACTTTCCAAGGgggttgaaaaaaaatcagtgctgatGTCCTTCATTGTTTCTGAATCAATTGTCACCACAGCATGTGAAATTAGATGCAGAAAGTCCAGGAAAGTATTTGCTTTTGGAGTACCTTAATATATGTCCTTTCAGGTATTGCTAGTTGGTCTCATTTTCCCATTAAGGACAGAAATAACTGGCATTGCTTTCCTTCCTTAGAAGAGGGAACGTCTCCTGATCCCATTCCTTGCTCTGCAAGTCATGGACTTTCTCCTCAGCCTCCTAACGATGCTCAATTCCTACATACAAATCCCAGCAACCATTTCTGTGTCCTCCCTTAGCCACGTGGTAGGTAACAACTCACTTCTGGGGTGATCTTCTCAGTTGTCTATGAGCTGGAGACCAATGTGCAATGTAGGAGTAAAGGATCATTATCTTGGGCCACAGTTCTTCATGGCAAGgcagtgcctgtgctggctggggacGGGATGCAATCCTGGGGGGCTTGAGGGTGTGTAAGGAGAATGAGTGGCAGCTAGGACATTGTTTCCCATGTCTGGGAATCttcctgttgatttttttttcctgtctcatgGCTTTGGGGAGGTTGTTCAGGGTGTGCCCATGCTAGGAAGGGTTTCTTGCAGATAAGCATGGCTCCAGATGGAGACCCCTTCTGTGGAGCTTGTATAAATCTGCCCAACAAGATGGTTTGCTCACCATTTTGGCTAGTATAAGTGGATTAAATAGCTTAGGCTGTCAATGTGAGCAATGCAGAGGCCTTgtgtaaaatgtgaaaaaaaatctatggaAGTGATGCACTCCTGTAATCATAACGAAATTCCTGTTCCCTGCCCACCTTGCAGCAGGGACACTCGAAGATCCCTtttctggctctgcagctgctggactTTTGCCTGAGTATCCTCACCCTCTGCAGCTCCTATATGGAGGTCCCCACCTATCTCAGCCTCAAGTCTTCAGACAATGGGGTAGGTTATGAGCAAGCTCAGCTCATTTTTTATGCTGTAAACCCCTATGAAGTTTCTTTCAGTGGCTGTCAAGACAGACCAAACTGGCTCTGATCTCTACAGTATATACTGATGACAAAGAAGGATTTTTCCATATGTTCTCACCAACACAGTGTTCTTGACTGACAGCTTGCTTAAGCATGTTTCTTAAAAGTACACCTTAATCTTATGGATGCAAATTGCAGAGCAAAATGATTTGGATGGAAACCTGCCTGCACACACTGAAAATGCATCAActtttcatctttattaaaCAGTCGTGCTTCTAGTTCTCATTTAAATAGTCTTCTGAAAATCTTTGCCAAAGGAGAGTaaacagcaggaggaaaaaaatatccctgtaCTCTTTCTGATGAGGAAGGGAAGATGGCCTGTCCCACCTTTCCCACAGGCTGGCTGAGAAACCTGCTGAGACCTCCACCATCTTGTGTGACCCTGGTTTTATGACTGAGACCCTCTCCCTCTTTTCACAGGGCTTTTTGCCAGCCCTGGAGAAGATACCAACAGAAGAATACGCCAAAGTGATGGTCACCTTCACCATTGTGTTCATTGCTGTCATCTTCCTGAAGGTAAATGGCTGCGGGGTCTGGTGAGGCTGAAATGAAGCTCTTGCCTGGGGCACAGGATGAACTGGTTTCACATCTTTCTCAAAtctgcctggggtgggggttgggtTGGGGTGTAGGATTGGAAAGCCTTGTTGGTCTCTCCTTGGGCATAACAGGAGCTGTGCCTCAGCCCAGCATCCAGGGCAGATCTAATGTTCATATCACTGGTTTTATGCTTCTGTAGATGTGAGTTATAAAGCAAAATCTCTCTTAAATCCAGAAACTATTACTGCCCATTTGTCTCTAGAAGGGTAAGATGTTTGAAAACCAATATAGGAAATTCTTCTGCTACTTGTGTGCCCAAATTAGATTACTAAGCAGCAGGTTAGATCTTCCACTTGGCTAAGTCACTGTGTCCACACTGATGTAAGCAGAGTTATGCACACTGATACcctgaaatttaattaaaacccaTGATCTGCTAAATACTGCTTGCATCTCAGAAAACTCCACTGTGAGATGCTTTCTATTCTTCTTGCTTCGATGGAACAGAGAACATGTTTTCCA comes from the Falco rusticolus isolate bFalRus1 chromosome 3, bFalRus1.pri, whole genome shotgun sequence genome and includes:
- the LAPTM5 gene encoding lysosomal-associated transmembrane protein 5 isoform X2, which codes for MSVLLLIEYSLEVASGKGFCKDLDKDYYRIADVITSFLLIIMLFIISFNLLLGVVKKRERLLIPFLALQVMDFLLSLLTMLNSYIQIPATISVSSLSHVQGHSKIPFLALQLLDFCLSILTLCSSYMEVPTYLSLKSSDNGGFLPALEKIPTEEYAKVMVTFTIVFIAVIFLKAYMFKCVLSCFKYVKASKREEVKVDPQAAEKAVLPSYEEALELPSKESPPPCVAI
- the LAPTM5 gene encoding lysosomal-associated transmembrane protein 5 isoform X1, which gives rise to MTAQTMTEPPKCCFFNTKTATIALGIFHMVMSVLLLIEYSLEVASGKGFCKDLDKDYYRIADVITSFLLIIMLFIISFNLLLGVVKKRERLLIPFLALQVMDFLLSLLTMLNSYIQIPATISVSSLSHVQGHSKIPFLALQLLDFCLSILTLCSSYMEVPTYLSLKSSDNGGFLPALEKIPTEEYAKVMVTFTIVFIAVIFLKAYMFKCVLSCFKYVKASKREEVKVDPQAAEKAVLPSYEEALELPSKESPPPCVAI